In Pleurocapsa sp. PCC 7319, the following are encoded in one genomic region:
- a CDS encoding YciI family protein, which yields MPIFVKIETGIVSKNTFDQYVPAHKDYVRQLITQGHKARSGYWKELGGGMLIFEADSLEQARQIVAQDPLILNNCVNYELHEWCIVVE from the coding sequence ATGCCCATTTTTGTCAAAATTGAAACAGGAATAGTATCCAAGAATACTTTTGATCAGTATGTTCCTGCTCATAAAGATTATGTTCGTCAACTAATAACTCAGGGACATAAAGCTCGAAGCGGTTACTGGAAAGAATTGGGTGGAGGAATGTTGATTTTTGAGGCAGATTCCCTCGAACAAGCTCGTCAAATTGTCGCCCAAGATCCTTTAATCCTCAATAATTGTGTTAACTATGAGTTACATGAATGGTGTATCGTAGTTGAATGA
- a CDS encoding SGNH/GDSL hydrolase family protein has translation MLIQKFATRSKVSTVNISVVGGSNSVIRQGYVKSLNNYLGKITTKPTILKYYSLGGVPSIFGTIQHERYNIAANSDIIFFEYCVNDRHAIEVNQYSLELAGKSLEGFIKKAQKSNPNCIIVILIFGINLECFYNNHCYLSELYELIGKRYNLPVLNLTKLLAEYQEIDYVKSLYDTKDHAHYSRPHGVKVVSQKIVNQLHNLGVIDSLKSTIISTREKFKIADTSEIYPDNFKNLAFLENFETGKFFSSQPRISVYQNTVFREKNFTIYQGMSLDFLLKGRLMAIFIKSDFNDGFFSIDFNSQRIVTSSYSSWVHKIKPQNVINLVTLPLRKFSESQDFSPVSIALCPEYPTEFDLGFNKTIPSKKDPRKWKLSIIGVAYTGEIKSIY, from the coding sequence ATGCTTATTCAGAAATTTGCGACTAGGAGCAAGGTATCAACTGTAAATATTTCTGTTGTTGGCGGCTCTAATTCTGTCATTCGTCAAGGTTATGTTAAATCTTTAAACAATTATTTGGGCAAAATAACCACTAAGCCTACTATATTAAAATATTACTCTTTGGGTGGTGTACCTAGTATTTTCGGCACGATTCAACATGAGAGATATAACATAGCAGCTAACAGTGATATTATTTTTTTTGAATACTGTGTAAATGATAGGCACGCTATTGAAGTTAATCAATACTCATTAGAACTAGCTGGAAAGTCTTTAGAAGGGTTTATTAAAAAAGCTCAAAAATCTAATCCCAATTGTATAATTGTGATTCTGATTTTTGGTATAAATCTAGAGTGTTTTTATAATAATCATTGTTATCTTTCCGAACTTTATGAGTTAATTGGTAAGCGATATAATTTACCTGTTCTAAATCTAACTAAACTACTAGCTGAATATCAAGAAATTGACTATGTAAAATCTTTATATGATACTAAAGATCATGCTCATTATAGTCGACCTCATGGAGTAAAAGTTGTTTCTCAAAAAATTGTCAATCAACTACATAATCTAGGAGTAATTGATAGTTTAAAATCTACCATCATAAGTACAAGAGAAAAGTTCAAAATAGCAGATACTTCAGAAATATATCCAGACAATTTTAAAAATCTAGCTTTTTTGGAAAACTTTGAAACTGGCAAGTTTTTCTCCAGTCAACCAAGAATATCTGTCTACCAAAATACAGTATTTAGAGAGAAAAATTTCACGATCTACCAGGGAATGTCCTTAGACTTTCTGCTCAAGGGAAGATTGATGGCAATTTTTATTAAATCAGATTTCAATGATGGTTTTTTCTCTATAGATTTTAATTCCCAACGGATTGTTACTAGTTCCTATTCTTCCTGGGTGCATAAGATCAAGCCACAAAATGTGATTAACTTAGTTACATTACCTTTACGTAAGTTTTCTGAATCACAAGACTTTTCTCCAGTATCCATTGCTCTTTGTCCGGAATATCCCACTGAATTTGATTTAGGATTCAATAAGACAATTCCCAGTAAAAAAGATCCTCGTAAATGGAAGCTCAGCATCATTGGCGTTGCTTATACAGGAGAAATAAAAAGTATATATTAG
- the purT gene encoding formate-dependent phosphoribosylglycinamide formyltransferase gives MKNLQLPQKIMLLGSGELGKEFVIAAQRLGNFVVAVDRYAGAPAMQVADASEVISMLDGEQLEEIVKKYQPDFIVPEIEAIRTEKLSEFEQRGITVIPTAAATNYTMNRDRIRELAAQKLGVRTAKYAYATSLEELTQATATIGFPNVIKPVMSSSGKGQSVVKSPEEVAAAWEYAIAGARGDTQKIIVEEFIDFEIEITLMTVKQWDGPTIFCPPIGHRQERGDYQESWQPAGISPTQTQQAEAIATKVTDALGGAGIFGVEFFITPDEVIFSELSPRPHDTGMVTLISQNLNEFELHLRAILSLPIPKIELFSAAASAVILAEGHSKQISFANVAEALKVPDTDIKLFGKPNSRPYRRMGVALAKGNNTQEARSKATIAAKTVKIL, from the coding sequence ATGAAAAATCTGCAATTACCCCAAAAAATCATGCTACTTGGTTCAGGAGAACTAGGTAAAGAATTTGTAATCGCTGCGCAACGTCTGGGGAATTTTGTAGTAGCCGTAGATCGTTATGCTGGTGCACCAGCTATGCAGGTAGCCGATGCCTCCGAAGTGATTTCCATGCTCGACGGAGAGCAGTTAGAAGAGATCGTGAAAAAATACCAACCAGATTTTATTGTGCCTGAAATTGAGGCGATTCGTACGGAAAAACTGAGTGAATTTGAACAACGGGGAATCACGGTTATTCCTACCGCTGCAGCGACTAACTACACCATGAATCGCGATCGCATTCGGGAATTGGCAGCCCAAAAATTAGGTGTTCGTACCGCTAAATATGCCTACGCCACCAGTTTAGAAGAATTAACTCAGGCAACAGCAACGATTGGTTTTCCCAATGTCATCAAACCCGTTATGTCTTCTTCGGGCAAAGGACAATCAGTGGTCAAGTCACCCGAAGAAGTGGCAGCAGCTTGGGAATATGCGATCGCTGGTGCGAGGGGCGATACGCAAAAAATTATTGTCGAAGAATTTATTGATTTTGAAATAGAAATTACTTTGATGACAGTTAAGCAATGGGATGGACCGACTATCTTTTGTCCTCCCATTGGTCATCGCCAAGAAAGAGGTGACTATCAAGAATCGTGGCAACCCGCAGGCATATCTCCCACTCAAACTCAACAGGCTGAGGCGATCGCCACTAAAGTGACTGATGCTTTAGGGGGTGCAGGTATTTTCGGAGTCGAGTTTTTTATTACCCCAGATGAAGTGATTTTTTCTGAGCTTTCACCTCGTCCCCATGATACAGGGATGGTAACTTTAATATCTCAGAACTTGAATGAGTTTGAATTACATCTGCGGGCAATTCTCAGTTTACCAATTCCCAAAATTGAACTATTTTCTGCTGCTGCCAGCGCAGTCATTTTAGCCGAGGGACATTCAAAGCAAATTAGCTTTGCTAATGTAGCAGAAGCCTTAAAAGTGCCAGATACAGATATTAAACTTTTTGGCAAACCAAATTCTCGTCCCTATCGTCGTATGGGAGTAGCTTTAGCTAAAGGAAATAACACTCAAGAAGCCAGATCTAAAGCAACAATAGCAGCTAAGACAGTTAAGATTTTATAG
- a CDS encoding NB-ARC domain-containing protein, which translates to MNVEAAIALVNRLVYQQTQKHLSDLQQIIIIRVCQRKTYLEIADEYGCTEGHAKDTGSLLWQLLSEAWGKKVSKGNFRSLIEEQLQSQVSGESNVIQNIDSVFSDLDIPKVAGFLGRQTAIATIKNLISQGNKIIVIQGEGGIGKTTLAQRFLADQGFEVVLEVLMAKETVNIVSAASVSEEWLQRDLHQESGKEFGVTLARLKRYLEQHRVGILIDNLEPALDLNGRLISAHRDYLELLRILADSQVKSLTIITSRDRLCEAEINLEHYRLSGLDLAAWQQFFVAHQIQIENKAIARSAPAELIAQIHQTYGGNPKAMGLLCGIIREDYGGDIEQYWLENRHDPLVETDLKNLVASQFNRLQQLDSQAYLLLCRLGCYRYQDVPQVTQPGLLCLLWDVDRKKQRRVIKSLRNRSLLEYSQGKYWIHPVVKAEAGARLQLLPSEWQQAHRQIATYLTSSISRIYNIQDGLTAFEAYYHYLAIKDYAAAAQVILQSRDNQWGQFLTLGTTLYRLGIIQPLMTGINQIIEKVKHDRHRSELNNILGDLYWTIGKVHQAIACQQATIVTSQRCLQLIPPIPENRHDLYYWRMLEVDSLLSQGLYHIDLWELATAAHLFQQVIELAYHTKHHAWSEKAALGLALVNSDLESVQSPASIVSQLYRLIVDLEDSSYNTGRFAYFIQLLGQILFNHQDTASAKIMWQRAIAFSQSSHYTQIKAKSLTGLAAIERQGKNFDLANGYHQQATELLENIGAKCDLAEAYFQWGITLKTNHQMDASQDYFKRAIALFQQIKAPKQVDRVRLMWINNV; encoded by the coding sequence ATGAATGTTGAAGCAGCAATAGCCTTAGTGAATAGGTTGGTTTATCAACAAACTCAAAAACACCTCAGTGACTTACAACAGATAATTATTATCAGAGTTTGTCAACGCAAAACCTATTTAGAAATTGCTGATGAATATGGCTGTACTGAAGGACATGCCAAAGATACTGGTTCATTGCTATGGCAATTATTATCAGAAGCTTGGGGCAAAAAGGTATCCAAAGGTAATTTTCGCAGTTTAATTGAAGAACAATTACAGTCACAAGTTAGTGGAGAGAGTAATGTTATTCAAAATATTGATTCTGTCTTCAGTGATTTAGATATTCCTAAAGTTGCAGGCTTTCTTGGCAGACAAACAGCGATCGCAACTATCAAAAATTTAATTAGTCAGGGTAACAAGATTATTGTCATCCAAGGAGAGGGCGGAATTGGCAAAACTACTTTAGCCCAAAGATTTTTGGCAGATCAGGGTTTTGAGGTGGTGTTAGAAGTCTTGATGGCGAAAGAGACCGTAAATATTGTTTCCGCTGCCAGTGTGAGTGAAGAATGGTTGCAGCGAGATTTACATCAGGAGTCAGGAAAAGAATTCGGTGTCACCCTCGCTAGGTTGAAAAGATATTTAGAACAACATCGAGTAGGTATTTTAATTGATAATTTAGAACCGGCACTAGATCTGAACGGTAGATTGATTTCTGCGCATCGTGATTATCTTGAACTATTACGAATCTTAGCTGATAGCCAAGTAAAGTCACTAACCATAATTACTAGTCGCGATCGCCTGTGCGAAGCGGAGATTAATTTAGAACATTATCGTCTATCGGGGCTAGATCTTGCTGCTTGGCAACAGTTTTTTGTCGCCCATCAAATTCAGATAGAAAACAAAGCGATTGCGCGGAGCGCACCAGCAGAGCTGATCGCCCAAATTCATCAGACTTATGGTGGCAATCCTAAGGCTATGGGTCTTCTATGTGGCATTATTCGAGAAGATTATGGTGGAGATATTGAGCAATATTGGCTAGAAAATCGTCACGATCCACTAGTCGAAACAGACCTTAAAAACTTAGTTGCTAGCCAATTTAATCGTCTTCAGCAGCTAGATTCCCAAGCATATTTATTGTTGTGTCGTTTGGGTTGTTATCGCTATCAAGATGTACCTCAAGTTACTCAGCCAGGATTGTTATGCCTCTTATGGGATGTGGATCGTAAAAAGCAAAGACGAGTAATTAAATCCTTACGCAATCGTTCCTTGCTGGAATATAGCCAAGGTAAATATTGGATACACCCAGTGGTGAAAGCAGAGGCCGGAGCAAGATTACAGTTATTACCATCCGAATGGCAACAAGCTCATCGTCAGATTGCTACTTATTTAACCTCAAGTATTAGCAGAATCTATAATATTCAAGATGGTTTAACTGCTTTTGAAGCCTACTATCATTACCTAGCAATCAAAGACTATGCTGCCGCAGCCCAAGTAATTCTTCAGAGCCGAGATAATCAATGGGGGCAGTTTTTGACTCTAGGAACAACTTTATATCGTTTAGGTATCATTCAACCTCTCATGACTGGAATTAATCAGATTATTGAGAAAGTTAAGCACGATCGCCATCGTAGTGAACTCAATAATATTCTGGGGGATTTATATTGGACTATAGGTAAAGTTCATCAAGCGATCGCTTGTCAGCAAGCAACTATTGTTACTAGTCAGAGATGTCTGCAATTAATCCCGCCAATTCCCGAAAACAGGCATGATTTGTACTATTGGAGAATGCTAGAAGTAGACTCTCTACTTAGTCAAGGTTTATACCATATCGATCTCTGGGAACTAGCCACAGCAGCTCATCTATTTCAACAAGTAATTGAGCTAGCTTATCATACTAAACACCATGCCTGGTCAGAAAAAGCAGCTTTAGGATTAGCCTTGGTAAATTCTGATCTAGAATCGGTTCAATCGCCTGCCAGTATAGTTTCCCAGCTATATCGATTAATTGTGGATTTAGAAGATTCTAGTTATAACACAGGACGTTTTGCTTACTTTATACAACTCTTGGGGCAAATATTGTTTAATCATCAAGATACTGCATCGGCAAAAATTATGTGGCAGCGGGCGATCGCTTTTTCTCAATCAAGTCATTACACTCAGATCAAGGCTAAATCTCTAACTGGTTTAGCTGCTATTGAACGTCAGGGAAAAAATTTCGACTTAGCTAATGGGTATCATCAACAAGCAACGGAATTATTAGAAAATATCGGTGCCAAATGTGACCTTGCCGAAGCTTATTTTCAGTGGGGTATTACCCTGAAAACTAATCATCAGATGGATGCCAGCCAAGATTATTTTAAACGAGCGATCGCTCTCTTCCAGCAAATTAAAGCTCCCAAGCAGGTAGATAGAGTACGCTTGATGTGGATTAATAATGTCTAG
- a CDS encoding tetratricopeptide repeat protein, which produces MTTLSEALQLASQHHRANRLDQAEQVYRQILETQPERVEVLYGLGVLERQRGKESEAEKMFQAVLRIQPESFKTWFSLGNLRQAQEHWSEAVSAYQRALAIRPQEAAIYNNLGYALQQQGNLEKAIAYYQKALEINPNCTEAEINWNNALPSQGNINSFDIFDTLIARFCIDPDEIFLQVEKKTNFQNFASYRKKAEHYLLKNTENYNLEDIYQRLAQDLNLDRCDIEDLKEAEVETEIQNVIGIKENLDKVKDGDLLVSDMYLPESVLRQMLHQAGLKKQVDLIVSAKGKHSGRAWDKIINDTKIAQHLGDNRHSDVHMALRSGIRAELYQSAQPSSVEKALIKIGAKSLARVIRKTRLANHFENPGQQNFYNCFIQGNLVILVAFSAFLLQIAKQNNIRRYWFSSRDCYHLHKIFRQITRNCESPVDCEYFFTSRLARVKCSDDYLSYLLHLLNQEKNSAVVDLAGTGLSLSYLFKKIDQNFSLPIVFFHHTNLGRVKKIYQDNLLNDTIFSLIPQQSQNLNIDALEILNYIKQPMIQDVLKQDENEYSPVFYPSSTSVEILELIDGTEKIIDDFSAHLNSGIVEEIIHGVDLEDLTKLSVAIYQQLCQNKDFFSYFMTFHLKENKKVEHELATLLAST; this is translated from the coding sequence ATGACAACTCTTTCTGAAGCTCTCCAGCTTGCTTCTCAACATCATCGAGCAAATCGCTTAGACCAAGCCGAGCAAGTTTATCGTCAGATTCTCGAAACTCAGCCTGAACGAGTAGAGGTCTTGTATGGGTTAGGTGTGCTAGAGCGGCAGAGAGGAAAAGAGTCTGAGGCAGAAAAGATGTTCCAAGCCGTCCTCCGCATCCAGCCAGAGTCGTTCAAGACTTGGTTTAGTTTGGGCAATTTACGTCAAGCTCAAGAGCATTGGTCCGAGGCTGTGTCAGCTTACCAGCGAGCCTTAGCAATTCGTCCTCAAGAGGCAGCAATCTACAATAACTTGGGTTACGCTCTGCAACAACAAGGTAATTTAGAGAAGGCGATCGCCTACTATCAGAAAGCCTTAGAAATTAATCCTAACTGCACTGAGGCTGAGATAAATTGGAACAACGCTCTTCCCTCCCAAGGAAATATCAATTCTTTTGATATTTTCGATACGTTGATCGCCCGTTTTTGCATCGATCCAGACGAAATATTCCTTCAGGTCGAAAAGAAAACTAACTTCCAGAATTTTGCCTCTTATCGCAAGAAGGCGGAGCATTATCTCTTAAAAAATACTGAGAATTATAATTTAGAAGATATTTATCAGAGATTAGCTCAAGATTTAAATTTAGATAGGTGCGACATCGAAGATCTCAAAGAGGCAGAAGTTGAAACAGAAATTCAAAACGTTATTGGAATTAAAGAGAATTTAGACAAGGTAAAAGATGGGGATCTGCTGGTATCTGACATGTATCTTCCAGAAAGTGTCCTCCGCCAGATGTTGCACCAGGCAGGTTTGAAAAAACAGGTTGACCTAATTGTATCCGCCAAAGGAAAGCATAGTGGTAGAGCTTGGGACAAAATCATTAATGACACCAAGATTGCCCAACACCTTGGAGATAATCGTCATTCAGACGTGCATATGGCACTAAGATCTGGAATCAGAGCCGAATTATATCAGTCAGCTCAACCATCATCTGTAGAAAAAGCCCTCATCAAAATTGGAGCCAAGAGTCTGGCAAGAGTTATCAGAAAAACTCGTTTAGCCAATCATTTTGAAAATCCTGGACAGCAGAATTTTTATAATTGTTTTATACAAGGTAATCTGGTTATTTTGGTGGCTTTCTCAGCTTTTCTCCTGCAAATAGCCAAGCAAAATAATATCCGACGATATTGGTTTTCCAGTCGTGATTGTTATCATTTACATAAGATATTTCGTCAGATTACCAGAAATTGTGAATCTCCCGTCGATTGCGAATATTTCTTCACCAGTCGTTTGGCACGGGTTAAATGTAGCGATGATTATTTGAGTTATCTCTTGCATCTTCTGAACCAGGAGAAAAATTCTGCCGTTGTAGATTTAGCTGGTACAGGGTTGTCTTTGTCTTATTTATTCAAAAAAATAGACCAAAATTTTTCCTTGCCAATCGTCTTTTTTCACCATACTAATCTCGGTAGAGTCAAAAAAATCTATCAAGACAATTTACTCAATGACACCATATTTTCCCTGATTCCTCAGCAAAGTCAGAATCTCAATATTGATGCCCTGGAAATATTAAATTACATTAAGCAACCCATGATTCAAGACGTTCTCAAACAAGATGAGAATGAATATTCACCTGTGTTTTACCCGAGTTCGACATCAGTCGAAATCCTCGAACTAATTGATGGTACAGAAAAAATAATTGATGATTTCTCAGCTCACCTTAACTCAGGAATTGTCGAGGAGATAATTCATGGTGTAGATTTAGAAGATCTGACCAAGTTATCTGTTGCTATTTATCAGCAGCTTTGCCAAAATAAGGATTTTTTTTCATATTTCATGACTTTCCATCTTAAAGAGAATAAAAAGGTTGAACATGAATTGGCTACGCTATTAGCATCGACTTAG
- a CDS encoding tetratricopeptide repeat protein, protein MTANSHPLQLAVKYHQANRLAQAEQIYSKILEAQPNQPDALYGLGLLAQQRGKHSDALKIFQTVLGIQPKSFKTWFSLGNLRQAQGQWSEAVSAYQQALAIRPQEAAIYNNLGYALKQQDQLDEAIACYQKALEIQPNLIEAEVNLANALYAQGKLAPEKQTHYAEANYNLGQTQKKTGNLNTAIAYYRQAISLQPNLAEAHYNLGIALQEQGKLEQAVESYQQSLSLKPDYVEAHNSLGKILQEQGKLEEAVHYYQEALKLKPDYAQAYSNWVSALHKMNSIGIWQRLSNIWHKSGFWGVFSEAWKFFWMRFAGLSYLGRVATWLATWFARPYWGRCHLAYYHPQGYIAPSAQICHRNLQFGANVFIDERVTIFQDRHGGQVELGDRVYLYGYTYIQTGKNGTVKIGADTHIHPRCQFSAYKASIKIGCNVHIATNCAFYPFDHGMVPGKLMHLQPLKTKGDIIVDDGAWIGCGVIVLNGVRIGKGAVVGAGAVVTEDIPDGAIAVGVPARVVKLRADLA, encoded by the coding sequence ATGACAGCAAATTCTCATCCCCTCCAACTTGCAGTTAAATATCATCAAGCCAATCGCCTAGCTCAAGCTGAGCAAATTTACAGTAAGATTCTGGAAGCCCAACCCAACCAACCAGATGCCTTATATGGCTTAGGCTTACTGGCACAGCAGCGAGGTAAGCATTCTGACGCTCTGAAGATTTTCCAAACCGTCCTTGGCATCCAGCCCAAGTCTTTCAAGACTTGGTTCAGCTTGGGTAATTTGCGTCAAGCTCAAGGGCAGTGGTCTGAAGCGGTATCAGCTTACCAACAAGCCTTAGCAATTCGTCCTCAGGAGGCAGCTATTTACAATAACCTGGGCTATGCTCTGAAGCAACAAGATCAATTAGATGAGGCGATCGCCTGCTATCAGAAAGCTTTAGAAATTCAGCCCAATTTAATTGAGGCAGAGGTAAATTTGGCAAACGCTCTTTACGCCCAAGGAAAGCTCGCTCCAGAAAAACAAACCCATTACGCCGAGGCTAACTACAACCTAGGTCAGACCCAGAAAAAAACCGGGAATTTAAATACTGCTATAGCTTACTATCGGCAGGCAATTTCTTTGCAGCCCAACTTAGCAGAAGCTCATTACAACTTGGGGATTGCTCTCCAAGAACAAGGCAAATTAGAGCAAGCTGTAGAGTCCTACCAGCAATCCCTAAGTCTCAAACCAGATTATGTTGAGGCTCATAACAGTTTAGGCAAAATACTTCAAGAACAGGGCAAGTTAGAAGAAGCAGTACATTACTATCAAGAAGCCTTAAAGCTCAAACCTGACTACGCTCAAGCTTATTCTAATTGGGTCAGCGCTCTCCACAAGATGAACTCCATAGGTATTTGGCAGCGGTTGAGCAATATTTGGCACAAGTCTGGTTTTTGGGGTGTCTTCTCTGAGGCTTGGAAGTTCTTTTGGATGCGTTTTGCTGGACTTAGTTACCTGGGACGAGTAGCTACGTGGCTGGCGACGTGGTTTGCTCGACCTTACTGGGGTCGCTGTCACTTAGCTTATTACCATCCACAAGGCTATATCGCTCCTAGTGCCCAGATCTGCCATCGAAATTTGCAATTCGGTGCTAATGTTTTCATTGACGAGAGGGTGACTATTTTTCAAGATCGCCATGGTGGTCAAGTAGAGCTAGGCGATCGCGTCTATCTATATGGCTATACTTATATACAAACTGGAAAGAACGGTACCGTGAAAATTGGTGCTGACACCCATATTCATCCTCGCTGTCAATTTTCCGCCTATAAGGCTTCGATTAAGATCGGCTGTAATGTTCATATTGCTACCAATTGCGCTTTCTATCCCTTCGATCACGGCATGGTACCAGGAAAACTGATGCACTTACAACCTTTAAAGACTAAGGGAGATATCATCGTGGACGACGGAGCTTGGATAGGATGTGGGGTAATCGTGTTAAATGGAGTACGAATTGGCAAGGGAGCTGTTGTTGGTGCAGGGGCTGTCGTGACTGAGGATATTCCTGATGGAGCGATCGCCGTAGGAGTTCCAGCTCGCGTTGTGAAATTACGTGCTGATTTAGCCTGA